In Pyricularia oryzae 70-15 chromosome 2, whole genome shotgun sequence, one genomic interval encodes:
- a CDS encoding threonyl-tRNA synthetase → MLPLRASRIPVLALARPGHQRILLPCLSQRLGTIRSCASHTPTPVPASSTPTPSAGADQAAPDHRTLGVRQELFTTSIYSPGSPIFLPNGTRIFNRLVEFLRKQYVRYGFQEVLTPTIYKKALWAKSGHLENYSDDMYTVTSTSPSRADSTGDAEADEYGLKPMNCPGHCLIFASQLRSYRDLPIRYADFSPLHRNEVSGALSGLTRVRRFHQDDGHIFCRPSQIEEEIRQTLSFVKTTYDTLKLGPYRLVLSTRPEDHYIGELAEWDQAETALKAALDSLGERWTLNPGDGAFYGPKIDIILQDSDGKEHQTATVQLDFQLPKRFELEYQAPPPENGDANATALLERPVMIHRAVLGSVERLMALLIEHYNGKWPFWLNPRQVMVVTVNDTARVVAKAFAVRNQLLGQEEGEVAASSQLAIDIDDSARSLPLKIREAKSKGYGAIVTVGNHEVDCDILPIDMSAMPDVALPDGTSSKSHKRPVKLDIASISKLLRGSVEAYQ, encoded by the coding sequence ATGTTGCCATTAAGAGCTTCTCGAATTCCTGTACTTGCACTAGCGAGGCCAGGACACCAAAGGATACTGCTACCATGTCTATCACAAAGGCTAGGCACTATTAGATCTTGCGCTTCACATACACCAACACCCGTACCTGCATCATCAACACCCACACCTTCTGCAGGAGCGGACCAGGCAGCACCCGACCACCGAACCCTCGGCGTCAGACAAGAGCTCTTCACGACATCGATCTACTCCCCCGGTTCCCCGATCTTTCTTCCCAACGGTACTCGAATTTTCAACCGCCTCGTCGAGTTCCTACGCAAACAGTATGTTCGTTATGGATTCCAAGAGGTCCTCACCCCGACCATTTACAAGAAAGCTCTTTGGGCAAAGTCGGGTCACCTCGAGAACTACTCAGACGACATGTACACCGTGACCAGCACCTCACCGTCTCGCGCCGATTCGACCGGAGACGCCGAGGCAGACGAGTATGGCCTCAAGCCCATGAACTGCCCTGGACATTGCCTTATATTTGCCAGCCAGCTTCGCAGCTATAGAGACCTGCCGATACGCTACGCAGACTTTAGTCCCCTGCACAGGAACGAAGTCTCCGGCGCACTGAGTGGGCTTACTCGTGTTCGCCGCTTCCACCAAGATGATGGTCACATCTTCTGTCGCCCTTCACAAATCGAAGAGGAGATCCGACAGACGCTATCTTTTGTCAAGACTACATACGATACACTGAAGCTGGGTCCGTATAGGCTGGTGCTTTCTACACGACCGGAGGACCATTATATCGGCGAACTGGCAGAATGGGATCAGGCCGAGACGGCGCTCAAGGCTGCACTCGATTCTCTCGGCGAGCGCTGGACTTTGAATCCCGGCGATGGTGCCTTTTACGGCCCCAAGATAGATATTATCCTGCAAGACTCGGACGGCAAGGAGCACCAGACTGCGACGGTTCAGCTCGACTTTCAGCTTCCCAAGCGGTTCGAGCTCGAGTATCAAGCACCACCTCCCGAGAACGGCGACGCAAATGCGACGGCCCTTCTTGAAAGACCTGTTATGATTCACCGTGCAGTGCTTGGCTCTGTCGAAAGGCTGATGGCTCTACTTATTGAGCACTATAACGGAAAATGGCCTTTCTGGCTGAACCCCCGCCAGGTCATGGTTGTCACGGTAAATGATACGGCGCGTGTCGTAGCCAAGGCCTTCGCAGTCAGGAATCAGCTACTTGGGCAGGAAGAGGGCGAAGTTGCAGCATCATCGCAGTTGGCGATCGACATCGATGACAGCGCCCGCTCATTGCCGCTCAAAATAAGAGAAGCCAAGTCCAAAGGCTACGGCGCTATCGTCACTGTCGGGAATCACGAGGTCGACTGCGACATATTGCCCATTGACATGTCTGCAATGCCAGACGTGGCCTTGCCGGACGGAACCTCGTCCAAATCGCACAAACGACCGGTCAAGTTAGACATTGCCTCGATCAGCAAGCTCTTACGAGGCTCCGTAGAAGCATACCAATAG
- a CDS encoding deubiquitination-protection protein dph1 — protein sequence MADTTANVAADDGGDPQVTFKVKTSGDRNHTITMAESATVLDLKQKLAGEDLENIPVEHQRLIYSGRVMKNTDLLSVYKIKDGNTVHLVKSAASNRASAAAGTSSTSASGAPATPAVPTNMAAGTSASNLLEGLTGARFAGLAPLPNPDIFGPDGGMAPPPSEEQLADLLSQPGMAASMNEALSNPAMIDYIIQSNPMLRNMPNAREMVQSPQFRQMMTDPESIRMAARLRRMMGGSPGEASAFPAPGATDNTADSARSTNQPAEGGFPLFDPAMLARMSGGAGGNPFAALFGPQATQSPGSTSATNPASGTQGTGDTAGAGGPTPNNPFGMNPEILRQIMGMAGAPGAGGLGAGGLGNMFGMGAPSPPDNRPPEERYAEQLRQLNDMGFYDFDSNVAALRRSGGSVQGAIEHLLNSS from the exons ATGGCAGACACAACCGCAAACGTCGCCGCCGATGATGGTGGCGACCCTCAGGTCACCTTCAAGGTCAAGACTTCAGGCGACCGGAACCACACAATCACCATGGCCGAATCCGCCACCGTCCTGGACCTGAAGCAGAAGCTTGCCGGAGAAGACCTGGAGAACATCCCCGTCGAGCACCAGCGTCTAATATACTCGGGCCGCGTCATGAAGAACACAGACCTGCTGAGCGTCTACAAGATCAAGGATGGTAACACGGTCCACCTTGTCAAGAGCGCCGCGAGCAACCgtgcctcggccgccgccggaaCTTCGTCCACATCCGCCTCGGGAGCTCCGGCAACGCCTGCTGTCCCTACCAACATGGCCGCCGGCACTTCTGCGAGCAATCTTCTGGAGGGCCTCACGGGCGCTCGCTTTGCCGGCCTCGCCCCTCTTCCGAACCCCGATATCTTTGGACCAGATGGTGGC ATGGCTCCGCCTCCTTCCGAGGAGCAACTCGCAGATTTACTCTCCCAGCCCGGGATGGCCGCAAGCATGAACGAAGCGCTCTCGAACCCCGCAATGATTGACTACATAATCCAGTCCAACCCCATGCTGCGCAACATGCCCAACGCACGCGAGATGGTACAATCGCCTCAGTTCCGTCAGATGATGACTGACCCAGAGTCGATAAGAATGGCCGCGCGCCTGCGCAGGATGATGGGAGGCTCTCCCGGCGAGGCCAGCGCCTTCCCCGCCCCAGGCGCAACTGACAACACTGCCGATAGCGCCCGGTCAACAAACCAGCCGGCCGAGGGCGGATTCCCTCTGTTCGACCCGGCTATGCTGGCCCGCATGTCAGGTGGCGCGGGCGGGAACCCATTCGCAGCACTCTTCGGTCCTCAAGCTACACAATCACCAGGGAGCACCTCGGCCACAAACCCAGCATCAGGCACTCAGGGTACCGGCGacactgctggtgctggaggCCCTACCCCCAATAATCCTTTTGGCATGAACCCTGAGATATTACGGCAGATAATGGGGATGGCAGGTGCTCCCGGAGCTGGCGGTCTTGGggccggtggtctcggcaaCATgttcggcatgggcgcacCGAGCCCGCCCGACAACAGGCCACCCGAGGAGCGATATGCGGAACAGCTTAGGCAGCTGAACGACATGGGCTTCTATGATTTTGATTCAAACGTTGCTGCGCTCAGGAGGTCAGGTGGAAGCGTCCAAGGGGCTATCGAGCACCTCCTCAACTCCTCATGA